The Ipomoea triloba cultivar NCNSP0323 chromosome 14, ASM357664v1 region GGTAACCTGACTAAAGTATGGCATGATAACTGGCTCTCGGATATCTCTTATAGTAAGGTGACCTCTTTCCCGTTTCCTTTAATAGAAAATGCAAGGGTGGCAGACCTCATTGACCTAGTGACAAAAAAACTGGGATGAAGAGATAATCAGAATGGTATTTAATCAAAGGGATGCAGATCTCATTCTAAAAATTCATATCCCAAGACAACATATTCAAGACAGGACCATTTGGGGTCCAGAAGTTGATGGGAAGTTCTCGCTCAAGAGCTGTTATAAAGCTGTCTGTGGAGAACTTAGAGAGGAGGATTCTCGGGAATGGAGTAAGATTTGGCAAGCAAGAATCCCTCCTAAGGTGAAGTCATTCATGTGGCAAACATGTTCTAAGTGCCTCCCTACAAAGGATCTACTGAGATTGAAAAAGGTTTACTGCGATGAAAAATGTCTTCCCTGTTCACATGGTAAGGTATCTATCTTTCACCTTTTTGTTGAGTGCGAATACGCCAAAGCTTGCTGGAATTTTATTGGAGTTCAATTCCCGACAGGTTCCATAAATAACTTCATAGAATGGATCAACTACATGATATCATCTTTGAACAAAGACCAAATTGGCAATCTATTCATGGTTTGCTGGAATTTATGGAACTTGAGGAACAATATTCATTGGAATAACCAATCCCTGGAGTCAGCAAGGATCACCGTGCGTAGAGCACAAAACGTTTACTTTGACTGGTTTGAGGCAAATAAGAACAAGCAAGAAGGAATGAAGAATGGTCCTAAAGAAAAAACTCATTAGAAAAAACCGCAATATGGATTCTTGAAGTTAAACGTTGATGCAGCAATTGATACGCAACATGCCAAGTTAGGATTCGGCTGGGTCTTGAGGGACGAACAAGGTCACTTTATAGCAGCCAAAGGATTGAAGTGGAGAGGGTCATATAGCTCCAAGGAAGCAGAAGCAGTATCCATTAGAGAATCGCTTACTTGGTTGAAGTCTCATGCTTTTGACAAGATTATTGTGGAGACGGACTCTTTACCGGTGGTACAAGGGCTCAAATCTACAGGGGTGACTCATCTTTTCACATTATTTTAgatgaaattaaaaacttaatgaGTATGTTTACTCATATTAGTTTAGTATTTACTAGACGATCAGCGAATTAGCCCATGTTCTAGCTAGGCAATCTGTTTCTTTGTCTGATTACTTGGAGTGACTTTACAATCCTCCCAATTTCCTCTGTAATGTTCTTTTGACGGATATGAATTAATTACCTTTcttctcaaataaaaaaaataaataaataaaaaagaaagagagagagagaaataaaaGTGAGGTGTAGAGATTAGGAGTATTTGCAATAGAACTC contains the following coding sequences:
- the LOC116004068 gene encoding uncharacterized protein LOC116004068, producing the protein MVFNQRDADLILKIHIPRQHIQDRTIWGPEVDGKFSLKSCYKAVCGELREEDSREWSKIWQARIPPKVKSFMWQTCSKCLPTKDLLRLKKVYCDEKCLPCSHGSINNFIEWINYMISSLNKDQIGNLFMVCWNLWNLRNNIHWNNQSLESARITVRRAQNVYFDWFEANKNKQEGMKNAIDTQHAKLGFGWVLRDEQGHFIAAKGLKWRGSYSSKEAEAVSIRESLTWLKSHAFDKIIVETDSLPVVQGLKSTGFSRGWIRDQPMYSVVVAACMVHDVLVIYDEFLASALDFEIWVEANKV